Genomic segment of Candidatus Krumholzibacteriia bacterium:
CCCCCGCTGCCCAGGCGGTCGCGCTCTTCGGAGTGGATCAGGTAGTCGACGACGAACTCCCCGGTGGCCGGATCGACGGCCCGCAGCGCGTTCTCGCTGACCTGGGTCGTCTCGCGGATGGTCGTCGACGCGGTCTGCACCACCACCCGATCGCCGGCAGCGGTGGCCGCGATCGCGAAGTGGAAGCCCTCGTTGCCCACGAGGCTCACGTCTCCGGCCGGCGTGCCGGCGGCGTCGTAGGTGATCAGCTTCGGCGGGCGCATGTTCAGCACACCCACACGGCCACCCGGGAGCATCATGATGCCCCGCCCCTGGTCCATCTCGCCCGGGCCCTCGCCCGCCCGCCCGAAGGTGGCGACCACCCGACCGTCGGGGTCGATGGCGGTGATCTCGGACAGTTGCTCGTCGAGCAGATAGGTGGTGCCGTCGCCGGCCACGGCGGCGGAGCCGACGATTCCGAACAGGAAGTCCTCGTCGTAGCCGCCCACCCGCCAGAGTTCGGTGGCGTCGCGCGCGGTGCGGCCGGCGGGGGGCGTCGAGGGGTTGTCGACGACAGGCGGCTGGGCGTGGGCGACGGTCGCGATCAGGGCGACGGCCGCCAGGGCGGAGCGCAGTTCCACGGGATCGGATCCTCCGGGGCACGAGGAAGCGGCGGGGCCGCTAATTTTCTGGCACGTGGTGTACACGCAGATCCTGCGCCCGATGTTCCAGGAAATCCCTGGGCGGCACCACCCTCACCCGCGGCTGCGCACCTCGACCACGGTCAGGCCGTCGAGCTTGCCCACCCGGCCGTAGTTCTCGCGGTCGACGCGCAGGGTGACGATGGCCGCGCCGTTCTCGTAGACCACGTCCTGGACGTCGCTGATCTCGTACAACCGTGACAGCGTCCGACCGTTGCTGCTCGGCACGCGCACGATCATGTGGCGCTCCTCGCGGCGCAACCGCGCGGTCATCTCCTCGAGCAGGTCGTCGAGGCCGTCGCCACTGCGCGCGCTCGTGAACACCGCGTGCGGGTAGAGGCGGGCCAGGTGGTCGCGCACCGGGGTGTCGATGGTGTCGGCCTTGTTGAACACCAGCCAGCGCTCCTGCTCCTCGTCGAGGTCGAGGGAGTCGAGCACCTCGTCCACGGCCTCGATCCGGCCCTCGAGATCGTCGTCACCGGCGTCGACCACGTGCAGCAGCAGGTTCGCCTCGGCCACCTCGCTGAGCGTGGACTTGAAGCTGTCGACGAGATGGTGCGGCAGGTTGCGCACGAAGCCGACGGTGTCGGTGAGCAGGAAGGCGTGCTGGTCGGGTGTCTCGACACGACGCGTGGTGGCGTCGAGCGTGGCGAAGAGTTCGTCGCGCACGTAGACCCCGGCCTCGGTCAGCCGGTTCATCAGCGAACTCTTGCCGGCGTTCGTGTAGCCGGCCAGGGCCACGCGGAAGGCGCTGCCTCGCTTCTTGTGCTGCGTGCGCATCTGCTGCTCGATGCGCCGCAGGTCGCGCTTCATCTGCGTGATGCGATTGCGGATGATGCGGCGGTCGGTCTCGATCTGGGTCTCGCCCGGGCCGCGCGTGCCGATACCACCGGCCTGCCGCTCGAGATGCTTCCACATCTTCGCCAGGCGCGGCAGCAGGTACTCGTACTGGGCCAGGCTCACCTGCAGGCGCGACTGCCGAGTGCGGGCGTGGCGGGCGAAGATGTCGAGGATCAGCTCGGTGCGGTCGATGGTCTTCACGCCGAGGTGCTTCTCGAGGTTGCGTCCCTGGGCCGGGGTGAGGTCGTTGTCCACCACCACCAGGTTCGCCTCGAGGGTCTCGACCATGTCCTTCAGCTGGTCGGCCTTGCCCTTGCCGATCAGACTGCGCGCGTCGGCGGCGTTGCGCCGTTGCTCCATGCGGCCGACGACGTCGGCGCCGGCCGTCTCGGCCAGGCGCTGCAACTCGTCGAGGTCGGCCAGGTGCTGCGTACCACCGGGGCGGGTGGCGATCAGGTGGACGCCCACGAGCAGTGCGCGCTCGGTGACGGCTTCTTCGCGAGGACGATAGAAGCCGTGCTCGTCGCGCTTCTCGTGTCTGGATTGCTTCCGGGTCTCCAAGGAACTCCTGCGGTTGCGGTTCGGGTCGAGCGGTCTTGCCGACAGTCTAACACCGGACGCTGGACCAGGCCCCCGGGTCGACCCCCATCGGCGACGGCCCGGGGCCGTGTCGCCGAGCGCAGCGCCTAACCCCGCTCGCGCTCCATCACGGCGTTGAGCTCCTCCCAGCGGGCCATCTTCTGCTCGAGTTCGTGCTGCTGCTCCTGCACGCGTGCGGCCGCCCGTGCCATGTCGTCGCCGGCGAGCGCCCCACTGCTCATCTCCTCGCCCGCGAGGTCGATCGAAGTCTCGAGCAGCCCGACCTCCTCTTCGAGGTCGGCGATCTCGCGGCGGATCCTCTTCAGTTCGTTCTTCGACAGTTGACGCTTGGTACGCGCACCGACCTCGACCTGGGCGGGCGCGACGGCCACCGCGGGTGCCGCCTCGGGCGGCCGTGGGGCCGAAGTGGCTCCCGCCTCACGTTCGCTCTGCAACCGGTACCGGTAGTCGTCGTAGTTGCCCAGGAACTGGCGCACGCCGCCGGTGCCTCCGCCGGCCACGCTCTGGAATGCCCAGATCCGGTTGCAGATGCGGTTGAGGAAGTAGCGGTCGTGGCTGACCACGATCAGCGTGCCCGGGTAGCCCACCAGGGCTTCCTCGAGAGCTTCGCGCGTGTCGGTGTCGAGATGGTTGGTCGGCTCGTCGAGCAGCAGCGTGTTGTGGCGCTCGAGGATCAGCTTCAGCAGCGACAGCCGCGCGCGCTCGCCGCCGCTGAGCGTGCGGACCTCCTGCTCGATCATGTCGCCGGAGAAGGCGAAGGCCCCGAGCATGCTCCGCACGTCGCCCTCGGACATCAGCGGATCCATCTGGTGGATCTCTCGGAGCACGGTGTTGGAATCGCTGACGAGCCGGAGATCCTGGTCGTAGTAACCCAGATCCACGTTCGAACCGAAGACCAGCCGGCCGGCGCTCGGCGTGGTCTCGCGCGTCAGGACACGCAACAGTGAGGTCTTGCCGGTTCCGTTGGGGCCGAGGATCCCGACCTTCTCGCCACGCAGGACCTGCAGGTCGAGCTGCTCGAACAGGCTGAGCTCGCCGAAGCGCAGGGCGAGATCGTGGGCTTCGAGCACCACCGCGCCGCTCTCGCGCGCGGGCTCGATCCGCATGCGCAGTTTGCGTCCCTCGTTGGGTGGCGCCTCCATGCGCTCGAGCCGAGCCAACTGCTTGCGCCGGCTCTTGGCCTGGTTGGTGCGCTGACCGGCGATGTTCTTGCGGATGTAGGCCTCGGTCTTCGCGATGCGCTGTTGCTGGCGCTCGTACTGTTCTTCCCACTGCTCCTTCTGCTCGGCCCAGGCTCGCGTGAACTTCGTGTAGGCGCCCTGGAACCGATGGAGCTTTCCGTTGACCAGGTGCAACGTGGACTCGGTGGCGTTGTCGAGGAAGGCGCGGTCGTGGCTGATGGCGATCATCGCACCGCGGCGGTCGCGCAGGTGCGCCTCGAGCCACTCGCGGGCCTCGAGATCGAGGTGATTGGTCGGCTCGTCGACGAGAATGATGTCGAAGGGGGCGAGCAGCAGTGCCGCGAGCGCGGCGCGGCGCTTCTGCCCACCGCTCAGTTGCGAGACCGGCTGGTCGAGGCGATCGGGCGCGAAGCCCAGTCCCTGCAGCGCGGCGTTCACGCGCGACTCCATTGTGTAGCCGTCGCTGCGCTCGAACTCCTCGTGCAACCGACCGTACTCCTCGATCAACGCGGGGTCGTCCTCGCCCGCCCCCATGCGCTCCGACAGGCGGGAGAGCTCCGCCTCGATCGCGAGGAGTTCGCCGAAGGCCTCCTCCCGGACCGCCTCGCGCAGGGGCCGATCCGAGTCGAGCCGCGTGTCCTGCTCGAGGGTGCCCACCCGCACGCGCCCGCTGCGCTCGATCCGTCCGCGCTTCGGTTCGATTTCGCCGTGGATCAGGCGCAGCAGCGTGGACTTGCCCGCGCCGTTCACCCCGACCAGGCCGTACCGTTCGCCCGGGTGTACGGTCAGGTTCACGCCGTCGAGCACGGTGTGGCCGGCGTAGTCGAATTCCAGCGATTGCAGGGTCAGGAGGCTCAAGGCCGGGTCTCCGGGTCGGCGTGGGGGATGGAGCGACACGATACGCGAGGGCGCTGCGAGGACCAGGCGGACCGCCGCGGCGATCCCATTCCCGATTCCGGAACGATCGATGCAAGCAGCGTGGCCGACCCGATCGGCTCCCCGGGTCCCCGGCGGCGAACGAGACCGCCCGGCCCGTCCCAGGAACCGAGGATCGCCATGCCGAAGACTCCGGCCGGTGCCGATGCGGCGACCGAGCAGACCCTGTCGACCCTGCGCAGCCAGGTGGCACGCCTCCGCCGGGAGCGCGACGACCACGCCCGAGAGCTCGACACCCTGCGGGAGAGGAACCGGGCGCTCCAGAAGTCGCTCGACGAGACGGTCGATCGGCTGCTCGAACTGGAGCGCCGGCGCGCCCGGGAACGCAACGACGACGGCACCAGCCACGCGACTCCGCGGGACCCGGCCGTCGCGCGCGAACAGGCGCGCGAGAGTCGCGATCTGCCCGCCCAGGCCTCCGGACCGCTGCGGATCTTCGACCCCGCCGCGCCCCCCGACGAGGATCCTGGCTTCGAGAAGCCCCTGACCGAGATCGTCGGCATTCCGAACGACATCACCGAGCGCCTGGCGCTCGTCGGTGTCCGCACGAACCTCGACCTGCTCCGCAAGGCCGGCCTGGCCCGTCACCGCAGGTCGCTGGCCACGAGCATGCGCATGGAAGGGCACGCACTCGCGCAGATTGTCCACCAGGCCGACCTTGCCCGTATTGGTTTACGATCTCATGACTTGCGGATTCTAGCCGCCACCGGCATCGGCGACCTCCGCGATCTGGCGGGAGCCAGCAGCCTCGACCTGCTCGCCGGGATCCGGGCCCAGGGCGGCGACACCATCGATGCCGCCACCGTGGACCGGTGGATCGAGCGCGCGCGCAGCCTGACCTGGATGGTCGACGAGTAGCGCCCGGAAGCTTATTCCTTCCAACGAGTCACGAAGACGTTCGTCTCGCCGCGCTTCGAATTGTGCCGGTTCGACGCGAAGACGAACGTCTCACCGTCGGGTGCGAACATCGGGAAGCCGTCGAATCCGGGCGAGTTCGTGACCCGCTCGAGGCCGGTGCCGTCGACGTTCACGACGAACAGGTCGAACTCGCGTCCCCTCTCCGGATAGTTCGTGCTGAACACGATCTTCTCGCCCGAAGGATGGAAGAAGGGCGCGAACGCGGCCGAGTCGAGGTCGGTGACCTGCCGCTCGTCGGTTCCGTCGGCGTTCATGACGTAGACCTCGAGTCGGCTCGGCCGGATCAGGTTCTGCTCGAGCAGGCGCTGGTAGTCGGCGATCTCCTCGTCGGTCTCGGGACGATGCGCCCGGTAGACGATCTTCGTCCCGTCCGCCGAGTAGAACGGCCCCCCGTCGTAGCCGAGGTCGTCGGTGAGCCGACGGACGTCGCTGCCATCGAGGTTCATGCTGTAGATGTCGAGGTCGCCGTCGCGGACCGAGGTGAACACGATCCGGTCACCCATCGGCGACACGGTCGCCTCTGCGTCGTAGCCCCACTCGGTGGTCAGGGGCTGCGGATCGCTGCCATCGGCGTTGGCGACGAACACGTCGAATTCGGGATGCAGGCCCCAGACATAGCCCCGGGACATGTCGGGCGGCTCGGGACAGTCCGGGTCGTGGTGATGGGTCGAGCTGTAGACGATCCGGTCGTCGCCCGGCAGGAAATAGGCGCAGGTCGTCCGGCCCTTGCCCGTCGAGACCAGTTGCATGTCCGAACCGTCGACACCGATCGTGAAGATCTGGTCGCACTCCCACTCTCCGTGGGTCGACTGGAAGATCAGCTGCTCGCTGTCGAACGAGAAGTAGGCCTCCGCATTCTCGCCGCCGTCGGTGAGCTGCGTCAGCGTCGAGAAGAACGTCTCGCCCTCGGCCGGGGCATGCTCGCGAGGTAGCTCGGCGACGGTGCCGTGGTCGTCGGCGAGCGTGGGTGCGGCCAACACCATGGCCAGCAAGCCGGCCAGACGGAACGTCGTGGTCATGACTTCGCTTTCGGCAGGGGGATGAGCGGGCTTCCAAGGTCTCAACGGGTCGCCCGCTCGGCAACTCAGGTCATCCGCCGCCGCAACCACTGCCCGAAGAAGGGATCCACGAAGCGCACCGCGGTGTCGGTCTTCTGCAGGATCTCGCGGTCGGCGAGCACCCTCAGGTTCTTGCTCACCGTACTCGGCGATCCCAGTCCGAGCTGGAAGACGATCCGCTGGCTGTGAAGCCGCTCGGTGTAACCCTGCGCGATCGCGAGAACCAGATTCCGCTGATGCAACGAAAGCTGGTCCCAGACGAAACGATAGCCGTATCCGCTCACTCCGAGCACATGCTCGAGGGCTTCCTTCAGCTCGGATTCCCCGGCGATTCCCGCCTCACGCGATGCCTCGTACAGCGAATGAGCAAGGAGCAGCACATAGTGGGGCGCGTGATCCGCCAGGTCGACGAGGCGGAAGAGCAGGTCGACCTCGGCGCGTACACCGGCCTCGCGCATCCTCTCCTCCAGGCCGAGCACCAGCGCCTGGTCGGGTACGGGATCGAGGACGACGGGTTCGGCCAACCGGTGGAACGGGCTCTTGGCCTGGGCGAAGAGGCCTCGCGCCGTCGGCTCCTTGCGGAGGACGAACACGTAGGCGACATTCCGCTGCCGTCTGATGGACTGCGCGAGGGCCTGCTTCAGCGAGGCCTCGGCGACGCCGGCGAAGTCCTCGAAGTCGTCCAGAACGACCACCAGGGGCGCGTCGGTCTTCTGGGCCAGCTCACCGGGGGCGTCGAGGATCCGCTCCAGAAGTCGCTGGATGTCGCGGTCGCGGTCCCAGAGGTCGAGCTGCAGACCGGGCTTGCCGCTGCCGGTGATGGTCACTCGGGGCATGAACGACGGGACCAGTTGCTGGACTGCCTCTTGCATGCTCTCGACCGACCGCGACGGCTCGAGAGCCAGGGAGCTGGCGTAGATCTCCGCGAATCGACGCGTGTTGATCGCGGGGAAGAGGTCGACGTAGATCGCGTGTCGGCCCGACGCCCGCCACTCGTCGAGCACGGCGAGCAACAGGCTGGTCTTGCCCATGCCCCGCGCGGCGGTGAGGGCCAGGCTGCGACCCTCGCCGAGCGCGCGCAGGAGTTCGGCGCGCTCCCCGTCCCGCCCGATCAGGCGCTGGCCCTCGACGGGGGCCCCGAAGCGGAACGGGTTCGAGCTCATGCGCCGATGGCCTCGCGCTCGCGCCGACCCGGGACCAGGAGGCCCGAAGTGGCCTCCGCGGGCCCGAAATCCGCCTCTCGCGCAATTCCGGGATGGGACTTCACCGATCGGTGAATTCGTGCAGATGAAACTTGCATTACTCCGAAAAGTAAAGTATGAATGGGTGTGGTTCCGGGTGGTGAAGGGACAAGAGTCGTCACGAAAGGGGCTTGCCCCGATCCAGCGACTCCCCTGGCACCCCGCTCAGTGCGTACGATTCGGGGGGCGTGGGGCACCTTAATCGTATTCTCTCGGGCGGTGGGACGCTGGCCTCTCGCGGTGGATAGAACGGAGTCGATTCCACCGAGGCAATGGCCAGGGCCAGCATCCAGGCTGCCGCCACTCGGAACCACCTCTTCGAGACGCTCCGTCGGCCGGCCACGACGAGCACCACGAGTTTCCGGAGGACGTGGTTAGCCGCCGGATCGCGGGAGCAGGGGACCCTGCTCCCGCTCCTCTTTGCCCCCGGGTCGCGGTCAGTCGCCGGGTCTCGGTCAGTCGCCGGGTCTCGGTCAGTCGCCGCTCCGCAGAGCACCGATCCCCACGGCATAATCTTCCTTCGAGAAGATCGGGTAGCCGCCCACGAGCTCGTCGGCACCCGCGGCCACGAGCCCATCGCGCGTCTTCTCCCAGACCCCCCCGTCGGCCTGCACCGTGCAGGCCACACCCCGGCGTGCGCGTTCTGCCACGATCCGTCCGATTCGTTCGAAGGTCGTCTCCTGGAATCCCAGGCCGCGTGTCGGATCGACGCCGAGCGGATTGATCACGGCCAGATCGGCCAGCAGGCCGAAGGCGTCCTCGACGGGTGTCGACGGAAGCAGAACGAGCCCCGGCTGCGTCCCCGCCGCCCGGATGGCTTCGATCAGCGAGCCCGGCGTGTCGGTCACTTCGAGGTGGAAGGCGATCCGGTCCGCTCCGGCGCGGGCGTAGTCGTCGACCAGCGATGCGGGGTCCTCCGCCAGGAGATGGACATCGATCATCAATCGGGTCCTGGACCGGAGCCCGGCCACGAAGTCCGGATCGAACCACGATTCGTCGACGAAGGAGCCGTCCATGACGTCGACGTGCAGACCGTCGATGCCGGCCTCGGTGAGCCTGCGCAATTCACCGTCGAGATCGGTCCGGTCGGCGGACCGCAGTGAGGCGAGGATCTTCGGCGTCGGAGTGTTCATGTCACCATCCCTGCCGCAGTCGATCGCCCAGATAGGTGTGCAGTCCGGCCTCGCGAGTCCGCCGAACCTGGGCGTCCACGTCGTACGGAACCCTTCGCAACTGCAAGCTCGCGTTCTCGAAGTCCAGGAGCGCATAGGCGGCGCGCGGATCACCGTCACGCGGTTGGCCCACGCTCCCCGGGTTCACCAGGTAGCGCCGCGACCGCTCCAGGTCCCGGGTCCCGGGGCGGTCGACCGTGCGCTCCCCGTCGAACACGAACTGCTGGTGGGTGTGGCCGCAGAAGACCAGCCACGTGCTCTGCTCGGCGACGAGCGCACGCACGCGGGTCTCGACCAGGAGGTACTCGTCGCGGTCTTCCGGCGAACCGTGGCAGAACAGGACTTCGTCGTCCCATCGGATGCGCGTGGGAAAGTGCTGGATCTGCTCGCGGTCCCGGGCATCGAGCGTCCGCCGACAGAACTCGATCGCGGCCTCGGCCATCGGATTGAAGGGTCCCGTCGGCAATCCCAGCAGGCGCGCCTCGTGGTTGCCCTGCAGACACGCCACGTCGAACTCGCGCAGGCGCCGCAGGCAGGCGCTCGCATCGGGCCCGTAGCCGATCACGTCTCCCAGACACATCCAACGATCGACATCGGCCTCCCGCCCATCGGCGAGCACCGCGTCGAGCGCGCTGGCATTCCCGTGGATGTCGGCGACGATGCCCAGGCGCACGGGCGTCCCTCCGTCGCTGCGAGTCCTTGATCGGCCGCGGAGTGTACACCATCGTTGACGGCGTGCGGATTGCAGGTGTGATGTCGATTCCCCGCGAGGCTCCGGAACGGCCGGAGCGGAGGTCCCGGTCGTGCCCGAGGTCATCGCACACCGTGGAGACAGCGCCCACGCGCCCGAGAACACCCTGCGAGCCTTCCGCCGGGCCGTGGAACGCGGCGCCGACCGGATCGAACTCGACGTCCGGCGCAGTGCCGACGGCGTTCCCTTCGTCTTCCACGACTCCGATCTCGCCCGCCTGACGGGTCGCGCGGGCCGGGCGGGCGACCTCACGCTCGACGAACTCACGACATTGCAAGTTCTTGCCGACGAGTTCGGTCGGGCCGAAGACGGACTCGTTCCCAGCCTCGACGCGGTCCTCGCAGATCTGGACGGCACCTGCCCGCTGTACGTCGAGATCAAGCCGGATGACGAGGTCCGCGACGGAGAGCATCGACGCGCTCTCACCGACGCCTGTATCGAGCGGATCGATCGCGACGGACCCCATGTCCTGGCGAGCTTCGACCCGGCGGTGGTCCGGCGTTGCCTCGACGCCGGCCGGCCCACGGTGCTGATCGCGGCCGACCCGCAGTCGCTCGGCCGACTCACCGACCACGAACGCGACTCCCTCCACGCCTACAGCGTCCTGCACGAACGGATCGACGCGGCGCTCGTCGAGTCCTGCGCGGCCGTCCACCTGCCGCTGTGGGCATGGACGGTCGACCGGCGCCCGGACTTCGATCGGCTCTGGACCGCCGGCGCACGCACCGCCTGGTGCACGAACGACGTCGGCGCCCTGCGCGCCTGGCTCGACGGAGCGGATCGGCGATGAACGGTGTCGACCCGCTCGACCTCGTCGTGGTCGGTGGCGGCATCCACGGCACCGGGATCGCACGGGACGCGGCCCGGCGCGGACTGCGGGTGGCCCTCTACGAACGCGCGGATCTCGGGAACGGCACGAGCAGCGCCAGCAGCAAACTGGCCCATGGCGGACTGCGATACCTCGAACAGTTCCAGTTCGGCCTGGTCCACGAAGCCCTGCACGAGCGCCACCGTCTACTGAGGACTGCGCCGCACCTCGTGCGGCCTCTGCCCTTCCTCGCGCCTGTGTCCGAGGGCTCGCGGTGGAGTCGATGGCAACTGGGCCCCGGCCTGTGGCTGTACGATCTCCTCGCGGGCCGCCGCTCGATCGAACGTCACCGCTGGCTCGACCGCGCGCGCGCGCTCGAAGCGGAACCGGCGCTGGACGCGCCCTCGCTCCGCGGAGCCTATCGCTACGTCGACGCGCAGATGGACGACGCGCGCCTTTGCGTCGAGAACGCGATCGACGCCGCCGAGAACGGAGCCCGCATCCACACCCGGAGCGAGGTCACCGGCCTGATCGTGCACGGTGGAACCGTGGCCGGAGTGCGTGTCCGCGGCTCGACCGGGGACGTGACGTCGGTCCGTGCCCGCCTGGTCGTGAACGCAGCCGGTCCGTGGTACGACCGGATCGCCTCGGCCCAGGATCTGGCCCGGCCCGCGCGGCTGCGCCTGAGCCGCGGGACCCACGTCGTCGTCCCCCCCCTCACCCGCGGCCACGCGCTGATCCTCACCGCGCGCGAGGACGGGCGCGTGTTCTTCGTGCTCCCGTTCAAGGGCCGGTCGCTGATCGGCACCACCGAGGCCGAACACCTCGATCCCGACACCGTCGAGCCGACCGAGGAGGAGATCGACTACCTGCTCCGCGCGACGAGCGGCCACCTGCAGGGTCCACCCCTGCAGCGCGACCAGGTGCTGCATCGCTTCGCCGGGGTCCGGGCGCTCCGCGCCAGCGACGAGGACGACACCGGGCGCGTTCCCCGCAGCGCCGAGATCCGCGAGGACGCCCCGGGGCTGATCGGGGTGCTCGGCGGGAAGTACACGACCTACCGGGCGGTCGCCGAACGGGTGGTCGACGCCGCGGAGCGTCGCCTGCGCGGCCGCACCACGCGCTGCACGACCGCCACCACTCCCCTGCCGGGAGGCGCCGTCCCGGCGATGAACGACTACTTCCGCGTGGCCGAGGACCTGCTCACCGACAAGTACGACGGGCTCGACGTCGGCCTGCTCCGCTATCTGGTGGGGACCTACGGCGCGCGCCACACGCGGATCCTCCGCCTGCTCGAGGACGATCCGGCCGGGGTCGAACGCATCGAGCCGGGATTGCCCTTCACGATGGCCGAGGTCGAGCACTGCGTGCGGCAGGAGTTCGCACGCAGTGTCGACGACGTGGTCCACCGCCGATGCTACCGCGGAGTTCTCGGGAACTGGACCCCCGGAGCCAGGGACC
This window contains:
- a CDS encoding ABC-F family ATP-binding cassette domain-containing protein, translated to MSLLTLQSLEFDYAGHTVLDGVNLTVHPGERYGLVGVNGAGKSTLLRLIHGEIEPKRGRIERSGRVRVGTLEQDTRLDSDRPLREAVREEAFGELLAIEAELSRLSERMGAGEDDPALIEEYGRLHEEFERSDGYTMESRVNAALQGLGFAPDRLDQPVSQLSGGQKRRAALAALLLAPFDIILVDEPTNHLDLEAREWLEAHLRDRRGAMIAISHDRAFLDNATESTLHLVNGKLHRFQGAYTKFTRAWAEQKEQWEEQYERQQQRIAKTEAYIRKNIAGQRTNQAKSRRKQLARLERMEAPPNEGRKLRMRIEPARESGAVVLEAHDLALRFGELSLFEQLDLQVLRGEKVGILGPNGTGKTSLLRVLTRETTPSAGRLVFGSNVDLGYYDQDLRLVSDSNTVLREIHQMDPLMSEGDVRSMLGAFAFSGDMIEQEVRTLSGGERARLSLLKLILERHNTLLLDEPTNHLDTDTREALEEALVGYPGTLIVVSHDRYFLNRICNRIWAFQSVAGGGTGGVRQFLGNYDDYRYRLQSEREAGATSAPRPPEAAPAVAVAPAQVEVGARTKRQLSKNELKRIRREIADLEEEVGLLETSIDLAGEEMSSGALAGDDMARAAARVQEQQHELEQKMARWEELNAVMERERG
- the hflX gene encoding GTPase HflX, yielding METRKQSRHEKRDEHGFYRPREEAVTERALLVGVHLIATRPGGTQHLADLDELQRLAETAGADVVGRMEQRRNAADARSLIGKGKADQLKDMVETLEANLVVVDNDLTPAQGRNLEKHLGVKTIDRTELILDIFARHARTRQSRLQVSLAQYEYLLPRLAKMWKHLERQAGGIGTRGPGETQIETDRRIIRNRITQMKRDLRRIEQQMRTQHKKRGSAFRVALAGYTNAGKSSLMNRLTEAGVYVRDELFATLDATTRRVETPDQHAFLLTDTVGFVRNLPHHLVDSFKSTLSEVAEANLLLHVVDAGDDDLEGRIEAVDEVLDSLDLDEEQERWLVFNKADTIDTPVRDHLARLYPHAVFTSARSGDGLDDLLEEMTARLRREERHMIVRVPSSNGRTLSRLYEISDVQDVVYENGAAIVTLRVDRENYGRVGKLDGLTVVEVRSRG
- a CDS encoding ribulose-phosphate 3-epimerase → MNTPTPKILASLRSADRTDLDGELRRLTEAGIDGLHVDVMDGSFVDESWFDPDFVAGLRSRTRLMIDVHLLAEDPASLVDDYARAGADRIAFHLEVTDTPGSLIEAIRAAGTQPGLVLLPSTPVEDAFGLLADLAVINPLGVDPTRGLGFQETTFERIGRIVAERARRGVACTVQADGGVWEKTRDGLVAAGADELVGGYPIFSKEDYAVGIGALRSGD
- a CDS encoding metallophosphoesterase family protein, which gives rise to MRLGIVADIHGNASALDAVLADGREADVDRWMCLGDVIGYGPDASACLRRLREFDVACLQGNHEARLLGLPTGPFNPMAEAAIEFCRRTLDARDREQIQHFPTRIRWDDEVLFCHGSPEDRDEYLLVETRVRALVAEQSTWLVFCGHTHQQFVFDGERTVDRPGTRDLERSRRYLVNPGSVGQPRDGDPRAAYALLDFENASLQLRRVPYDVDAQVRRTREAGLHTYLGDRLRQGW
- a CDS encoding ATP-binding protein, which codes for MSSNPFRFGAPVEGQRLIGRDGERAELLRALGEGRSLALTAARGMGKTSLLLAVLDEWRASGRHAIYVDLFPAINTRRFAEIYASSLALEPSRSVESMQEAVQQLVPSFMPRVTITGSGKPGLQLDLWDRDRDIQRLLERILDAPGELAQKTDAPLVVVLDDFEDFAGVAEASLKQALAQSIRRQRNVAYVFVLRKEPTARGLFAQAKSPFHRLAEPVVLDPVPDQALVLGLEERMREAGVRAEVDLLFRLVDLADHAPHYVLLLAHSLYEASREAGIAGESELKEALEHVLGVSGYGYRFVWDQLSLHQRNLVLAIAQGYTERLHSQRIVFQLGLGSPSTVSKNLRVLADREILQKTDTAVRFVDPFFGQWLRRRMT
- a CDS encoding DUF4332 domain-containing protein; its protein translation is MPKTPAGADAATEQTLSTLRSQVARLRRERDDHARELDTLRERNRALQKSLDETVDRLLELERRRARERNDDGTSHATPRDPAVAREQARESRDLPAQASGPLRIFDPAAPPDEDPGFEKPLTEIVGIPNDITERLALVGVRTNLDLLRKAGLARHRRSLATSMRMEGHALAQIVHQADLARIGLRSHDLRILAATGIGDLRDLAGASSLDLLAGIRAQGGDTIDAATVDRWIERARSLTWMVDE
- a CDS encoding glycerophosphodiester phosphodiesterase; the encoded protein is MPEVIAHRGDSAHAPENTLRAFRRAVERGADRIELDVRRSADGVPFVFHDSDLARLTGRAGRAGDLTLDELTTLQVLADEFGRAEDGLVPSLDAVLADLDGTCPLYVEIKPDDEVRDGEHRRALTDACIERIDRDGPHVLASFDPAVVRRCLDAGRPTVLIAADPQSLGRLTDHERDSLHAYSVLHERIDAALVESCAAVHLPLWAWTVDRRPDFDRLWTAGARTAWCTNDVGALRAWLDGADRR
- the glpD gene encoding glycerol-3-phosphate dehydrogenase; this encodes MNGVDPLDLVVVGGGIHGTGIARDAARRGLRVALYERADLGNGTSSASSKLAHGGLRYLEQFQFGLVHEALHERHRLLRTAPHLVRPLPFLAPVSEGSRWSRWQLGPGLWLYDLLAGRRSIERHRWLDRARALEAEPALDAPSLRGAYRYVDAQMDDARLCVENAIDAAENGARIHTRSEVTGLIVHGGTVAGVRVRGSTGDVTSVRARLVVNAAGPWYDRIASAQDLARPARLRLSRGTHVVVPPLTRGHALILTAREDGRVFFVLPFKGRSLIGTTEAEHLDPDTVEPTEEEIDYLLRATSGHLQGPPLQRDQVLHRFAGVRALRASDEDDTGRVPRSAEIREDAPGLIGVLGGKYTTYRAVAERVVDAAERRLRGRTTRCTTATTPLPGGAVPAMNDYFRVAEDLLTDKYDGLDVGLLRYLVGTYGARHTRILRLLEDDPAGVERIEPGLPFTMAEVEHCVRQEFARSVDDVVHRRCYRGVLGNWTPGARDRWQHALERALSRAG